Within the Wolbachia pipientis genome, the region ACCTATAAAGGGAGAGCAAAGCGTAGATAACCCTTTTGGAATATATTTATTAATAATTTGAGAAACGGCGCGACTCTTACCGCCAGGGTAACGAAGAGGAGACTTTACAAACGAAACTTGCTCCCTTTTTTTGGATTTTTTTCTACACTAGCAAGCATTAGAGGTTATAATTTATTCTCTGGAATTTTGTTTAGAATTTTCCGCTACTTGCTGAATCGATACATCTTGAATTTCTTCTTCCGGCTTTCCTGCTTCAGCTATAGCTTCTTCTTGAATTGCTACCTCTTTAGATTCTGCTGCTAATTTGCGTTGTTTGATAAACTTCTTTAATGTCTTGACTGCAATAAAATTAATACTGAAAACACATGCCGAAGTTATGGCTAATGCTGAAAGAGGAGCTAAATTGAACATCGGCAAAATTGCCACAATCGTGCCAGATGTCAGTAAAAACGCTAACTTCTTGCTCCCGATTATTTTATTCTTCTTAACCTTTATTGGGTTTAATTTTTTTATTTTCCCTTTTAGCTTTTTGAAGCCTTTTTTGAATATGCTACCCTTTTTCAGCTCTTTTTCTACGGGTTTTGTTTTTAAGCTTTTTATTTTTTCTTTTATCCCTTTTTTATCTTTTTTTACTTTAGAGGTTTTCTGTTCTAGTGCCACAATTTCAGAGAGCGGTTTTGGCTTATCGTTTGAAATTTTAGCTTCTTGCCCCTTAGTATGTTTTTTGGGCGAAACTATGTTTTTTAAACCTTTCTTTGCTTTGTGGTATAATTTCTTTAGTTTGCTTGGCATTTTTATGTAAATTAAGATACGATATCGCAAAATTTATCGATTACTTTTTGATTACCTTCTATCATTGCATTTGCCTCCTGCTGAAGACATTTGATATTTTTAGGTGTTACATTATCCATCTCAGCCGACGCTATTGTCAGTTGTGATTGTATCCTGATGTATCTGTCGTCCATTACATTACCTAGTTGATAATTCACTACATCAAGGCTCGATGCAAACATCACATTTAATAGGGGCTTTATCCATGCTATCTTTCCTAATTTTCTGTACTTTATTCGATTAGATAACCGACCTGTGCCAATTGACACCAGAACGATTTCTTCATTAGGGAAAAGTTTCTTACTATTTGCATACGCACAAGCTGCTGGATTATTGGCAAATACTCCTCCATCGACTAATACTCTTTTTTCTTGGTTAACTTCTAAGTACTTAGGTGCAAAGTATGTTGGGGCTGCTGTTGTGGCTCTTAGTGCGTCTTTCAACTTGATAAAATTTTTATCTTTCTTCCAGCTCTTAAAGAAAAATGGGCAATTATTGTGAATATCATAACTTATATCTTGTAAAAAGCATCTAGTGTTTTAAGCTTAAGCATTAGGTGGAGAAGGGAAGAACTCTGAATCGTAACTTAGATATAAAATCTGTTTACAAGATAAGAGCCCCCTTCTCAAAAGTTTAGGCTGGACGGTATCATAGAAAGACCTCAATGGTTCTAATTCTGTATTCATAAGGTAAGCCTTACTTTTCATTTTAAATAGTAACGTATGGAGTTATATATGATCAACAACTTTCTTGGTATAGATGTTTCAAAAGAACGCTTTGATGTTTTTCTTTCGTTTATAAGTAAAAAAGGAAAACGTGAAGCTAGGAAAAGGAAATTTAAAAATGATGATACTGGATTTCAAGGTCTGCTGGACTTTCTACAAAAACATAACGTAGAAGAAGTAAAAGCTTGCATGGAATCCACCGGTTGTTATAGTGAAGCTTTAGCTGAATTCCTTTACAAGGCTGGATATTTTGTTAGTCCAGCTCGCATAAATTTTTATGCAAAAAGTAAGCTCGCACGGCAAAAGAATGACCAGTCTGATGCAGAGATTATTGTCAAAGACAGGAACCTTCTCATTGGGCACCACCTCCTCCTGAAAAGAGAAAATTAAAACATCTTTATCGTTGTTCAGATGCGTTAAAAGATGAATTAACATTAGTAAATAATCATTTGGAAAAGAAAGAGAGACTGCCTGAAGAAGTTGTAAATGTTTGGGAAAATCTAGCAATGACTATAGAACAATCAATAGAAACAATAAAAAACTCCACGTGTGAACTATTAAAACAACACAAAGAATTGTTGGAAGATTTTCAACTCCTATTGACTATTCCAGGAATAGGAGAGGAATCAGCAATAGCTATTTTAGCTGAAATTCCTGATATAAAAGCCTTTATAAATGCTAGACAATTAGCAGCATATGCAGGAACTATACCAAAAAATATTACATCAGGTTCATCTGTATATGCCAAGCCTAAGCTAAGTAAATCAGGTTCACGGACATTGCGTAAGGCTCTTTATTTTCCTGCTATAGTAGCTAAAAATCACAACTCTATTATTAAGACTTACTGCGAAAGATTAAAGGAAAAAGGCAAGCATAATATGGCCGTTGTGGGAGCTGCAATGCGTAAATTACTCCATATAGTTTTTGGTGTTTTAAGTTCAAGGAAGGCTTTTAATCCAGATCATATCAAGAACTATAGAGTTAGGAGGTTTACTGAAGCTTAAAAGGAAACGTTCAAAAATGCAAGTTCTAGATTAAAAGGTTAAAGTTTATGATACTACTGTACAGAATTTATCTATTGCTTTTTGATTACATTCAATCATCGTTTGTGCTTCTTTTTTTAACACTTGATATTTTCGTATGTTGTATTGTCCATCTCCGTTGATGCTACTTTTAGCTGCGATTGAATTCTGATATAGCTATTGTTAATAATCTGGTCTAACTGATAATTTACACAATCTAGTCCAGAGGCAAACATTACGTTTATCAATGGCTTAATCCAGGATATTTTGCCAAATCTTTTCGATCTGAGGTATTTAATGGAATGAGACGATCTGCCAGTACCGATGGAAAGAAGTACTACATCATCGTTAGGAAATAGCTTTCTGCTGCTTGCATAGCTACATGCTGCTGGATTATTGGCAAAAACTCCTCCATCTATTAATACCATTTCCTTTTGGTTGACTTTTAAATATTTAGGTGCAAAGTAAGTAGGTGCTGCAGTTGCTGCTCTCAATACATCCCTTAATTTAATAAAATTTCTATCCTCTTTCCAGCTTTTGAAGAAAAATGGGCAGTTATTGTGAATATCGTAACTCGTAATCAACACATTACTTAAAGTGTTTTTAAGGATATCATCGCCAAAATATTTATGAAGTACATACTCAATATTTTTACTGGGGTATTGTGCACCGTTAATCCAAGAAAATATTGATCTTCTTAGAAATGAAGACTTAAAAATATAAGGTCCGTACTCCTGATAAAGATTAACCAAGTCATCAGCTGAATATTGTAGCTTTCCTTTGCTATCTTTTTTACATAGTCCTGCTACAATAGTAGCACCAGTTGAAGTACCCACCAATAAATCAAAAATTTGAGAAATAGGTTTACCCGTTTTTTGCTCTATTCTGGATAATATCATTGCTGGAATAATTCCTCTTATTCCACCACCATCAATTGAGAGAATATATTTTGTCATTTGTACTAAACTTTAGATGTTTTTGAGTATCTTTATTACCTGGTTACTCAAAATTGCTGCTTGTTTTATAAGAGATAGATTCGCTGAACGTATAACTGATGCACTGCCTCTCACATTGACTTTAACAGAGTTGCTTAGTAACTTTGTAAAACAATTCTCATAAAATAAGAAGGCACAGTAAAAAATTGGTGTAACTGTGTATAAGTACGCCACACAAACTGAAAGTACTTATACACAGTTACACTAATTTATAGAAGGTATCAGCCTAAATTAAAACTTTTTGTTATTTTTTATTCTTTTTAGCTAAATAATTTGTTGACAATAAAAACGGTGTCTTGTAACCAACACCTTACTTAAAGTGTTTTTTAGAATATCTTCACCAAAATATTTTTCCAATATCGATTCGATGTTTTTGTGTGGGTATTGTGCGCAGTTAAACCAAGATAATATTGATCGCCTAAAAAACGAAGACTTGAAAATATATGCTCCGTACTCTTGGTAAAGCTCAACTAAATCATTTGCAGAGTATTGAGGATTTCCCCGCTCATCTTTCTTACAGAGTCCTGCTACAACAATTCCACCGGTTGAAGTACCAGCCATTAGATCAAAGATTTCAGCTATCGGTTTTCTTGTTCTTTTTTCTATTTCTGCTAATATTATGGCTGGTATTATTCCTCTTATGCCTCCGCCGTCAACGGACAAGATATATTTAGTCATTGTGAAATGAAAATTTAGATAAAGATATTAAGGTTTAATTTTTCCGCTTAAAACTTGTAATTTAAACTCATCTAACTCCTCAGAAAGATTTTTTATTCTCTCCTCAAGCCGGTATACCGTAACGGTCAATCCGTTGTTCTGCTCTATAAATTTATCATGCATGTGAACCCGTAAATCTAGCTTGGCAAGCCACCATATCGCTGCCACAGTCTGTATTACCATCGTTAATATTACTGCAATTGGGATCTTTTGATTTTGCATAATGTAATGATTTATTGTGGATAATTGTTGAAACTGTATGTTGTACGCGTGCGGTTTATTGCTCTGGCTTGTATTGCTTTTCTGCTTCATCAAGTAAGTCTACGATTTCTCTATAAGACTTCTTATTTCCACTATAAGATGACCTCTTCATTGCTATAGTTTTTGCAGTTCTTCTTTTCCGGCCTTCAACATGAGGGTTAGCTCCTCTTTCTAGTAAAAGTTTCACAACCTCTAATTGGCCACTGTCAGCAGCACTAAGTAGCGCTAAACTAGTATTTATATCTACTCCTTCATCGAGCAGAAATTTGACAACTTCTAAGCATCCTTTCTCTGCGGCATCATATAATGCTCTTTCACTAACTCTTGAATCACCTCTACTCTTTTTTATTAATAATTTCAGAGTGTCTAAGTCACAGTTCTTAGCTGACACTTCCAACATTTTCTGATGATCTTCAGCAGCCTTAGATTTTTGATAGTAATACGTAATAACAATAAATACTATTGCTATTATACACCACAAAAACTTGTTTCTTGCTCATGTTCAGCATTAAATCAGCAATTTACTTATTTTCTCTTAATACTTACTCAAAGACGCTGATAATGTAGTAAGATAACCTGAACTATTTAAAGTATGTTCTGCTTTATCAACCACCCATTCACCATCTATGTCTTGATTGAACCCTACAAGATTAAGTTTTGCCTCTGCACATAACTCTGGATTTCCTGGTATTGTTACCTCTAAAGTCTCATTGTTACGCTGTAGTTGTTTAAATCTTGCTTTTGCTGCACTAATTGCTGATTCTGCATTTGGGTAAATTGTTTGTATAGGGTAACTTGGTTCACCGCTACCTACTGTTTCTGATATTGGTTCTCCCTTCTCATAGCTATGCCATTTTGCTATCACTGAATTATATTTATCACGTACAGTAAAATGCACTTTCCAATTGATTGTATCTTGAGGTCTAATAGTCGTTGTTCCTAAAGCTTTTCCTGTTGCTGATTTTGCTGCACCTTTTGGAATAAATAATATATATCCTCCTGCTAATTTTGCCATAGCTTCGCGCTCTATAGCTATCCTAGTTAATAAATTTATATCACTTTCCTCAGTCTGATCAATATGTGATATCAATATGTCTTTAAATTCTTCAGCAACTTTGTACCCATACCCATGTTTATTTGCTATTTCTTTGACTAAATCACCTAGTGTAATCTGATGCCATTCTTTAGATACTTTTTCCTTTAGTGAGATCATCAAATTTGTTGCATGAGCTTTGATTGTTAGGGTTTTTGGTGGACTTTGTACTGTAATTTCATTGACTGTATATACACCTATGGGTAGTATTCCTGTTTCTC harbors:
- a CDS encoding ankyrin repeat domain-containing protein gives rise to the protein MLEVSAKNCDLDTLKLLIKKSRGDSRVSERALYDAAEKGCLEVVKFLLDEGVDINTSLALLSAADSGQLEVVKLLLERGANPHVEGRKRRTAKTIAMKRSSYSGNKKSYREIVDLLDEAEKQYKPEQ
- a CDS encoding phage tail protein; protein product: MHITDESGTIEDIAEICVDYRDDNIKVPKELKIALGYRETGILPIGVYTVNEITVQSPPKTLTIKAHATNLMISLKEKVSKEWHQITLGDLVKEIANKHGYGYKVAEEFKDILISHIDQTEESDINLLTRIAIEREAMAKLAGGYILFIPKGAAKSATGKALGTTTIRPQDTINWKVHFTVRDKYNSVIAKWHSYEKGEPISETVGSGEPSYPIQTIYPNAESAISAAKARFKQLQRNNETLEVTIPGNPELCAEAKLNLVGFNQDIDGEWVVDKAEHTLNSSGYLTTLSASLSKY